In a genomic window of Gadus macrocephalus chromosome 9, ASM3116895v1:
- the snx20 gene encoding sorting nexin-20: MAEGQPIEAQHQRSHGHQQENNPTRPEPTETQGTSTLEDPVFSCLTTKELQQNLKEMKQRNRGIKLLFEINSTRIIEDSLTKYVLYQIVIMRSGSYDSQRVAIERRYSDFFRFHQQLLEKFSEELEEVHFPRKLLSGNFNPEVIAERRLGLQDYLGKIYAVRCVRYSSHFPEFFAGQEQRRAHDLLRAGQFKPATEQLQATLTLLEKVAPWQSATLLVPTLCALAVGHRDLEELGEAFSAAHRALPAVRRYGLHRYRAALLELLVDVGYQLHRPVAQLQEELSLFRDSERGRVSSASLKEVVVQEFT; this comes from the exons ATGGCAGAAGGACAGCCAATAGAAGCTCAGCACCAGCGGTCTCATGGACACCAGCAGGAGAATAATCCAACCCGCCCAGAGCCGACTGAAACACAGGGGACCAGTACTCTAG aagacCCAGTCTTTTCCTGTTTGACTACCAAGGAGCTCCAGCAGAACCTGAAGGAGAtgaaacagagaaacagaggcATCAAGCTGCTGTTTGAAATCAATTCCACGCGCATTATTGAAGACAGCCTCACCAAATATGTG CTGTACCAGATTGTGATAATGCGCTCCGGCAGCTACGACTCCCAGCGTGTTGCAATAGAGCGCCGCTACAGCGACTTTTTTCGCTTCCACCAGCAGCTGCTGGAGAAGTTCagcgaggagctggaggaggtgcaCTTCCCCCGGAAGCTCCTCAGCGGGAATTTCAACCCTGAAGTGATCGCGGAACGCCGGTTGGGCCTTCAAGACTACCTCGGCAAAATATACGCCGTCCGATGCGTCCGATACTCGAGTCATTTCCCCGAATTCTTCGCGGGACAGGAGCAGAGGCGTGCCCACGACCTGCTGCGCGCGGGGCAGTTCAAGCCCGCCACGGAGCAGCTCCAGGCCACCCTGACCCTCCTGGAGAAGGTGGCCCCCTGGCAGAGCGCCACCCTGCTGGTCCCCACGCTGTGCGCCCTGGCCGTGGGCCACCgggacctggaggagctgggagAGGCGTTCTCCGCGGCGCACAGGGCGCTGCCCGCCGTCCGGCGCTACGGGCTCCACCGGTACAGAGCGgccctgctggagctgctggtggACGTGGGCTACCAGCTGCATCGGCCCGTAGCCCAGCTCCAGGAGGAGCTGAGCCTGTTTAGGGATTCAGAGAGGGGGCGGGTGTCTTCTGCCTCACTGAaagaggtggtggtgcaggagTTTACCTGA